Proteins from a genomic interval of Medicago truncatula cultivar Jemalong A17 chromosome 3, MtrunA17r5.0-ANR, whole genome shotgun sequence:
- the LOC11438930 gene encoding glycine-rich RNA-binding protein 4, mitochondrial: MKGTRLISLFSKQHLRPSSHPQFRFFNSSSSSASSNKLFVGGLSWSVDEKSLKDAFSSFGDVTEVRIVYDKDSGRARGFGFVIFSNEDAAKSAKDAMDGKALLGRPLRINFALEKPRGIPVVVPRFTDNGHFNKH, translated from the exons ATGAAAGGAACTAGATTGATATCGTTGTTCTCCAAGCAGCATCTACGTCCTTCTTCTCATCCTCAATTCCGATTCTTCaactcttcttcttcatcagcTTCCTCAAACAAGCTCTTCGTTGGAGGATTATCATGGTCTGTAGATGAAAAATCCCTCAAAGATGCTTTCTCTTCCTTTGGAGATGTCACTGAAG tgAGGATAGTGTATGATAAAGATAGTGGTAGAGCTAGAGGCTTTGGATTTGTTATCTTTTCAAATGAAGATGCTGCAAAATCTGCTAAAGATGCAATGGATGGAAAG GCATTGTTGGGTAGACCATTGAGGATAAATTTTGCTCTCGAGAAGCCCCGTGGTATACCTGTAGTTGTTCCTCGATTTACAGATAACGGACACTTCAACAAGCACTAA